The region ACTCCAGGAGGAGACGCAACCACAGCGACAACCATAACCCTCACAGCTGAAAACATAAAGTTCAACGGTACTAACCCAACGATAACGGTCAAAGCAAACACTCAAGTAACCATTACCGTGAACAATAAGGACAGTATGCCTCACAACTTCATAATCCAAGGTGTGACGGGTGGTTCAACTAATTTGCTGAGCCCAGGACAAAGTGGACAAGTAACAGTGACACTTCCGCCAGGAACTTACAAGTATTATTGCTCTGTTCACCCAGGACAAATGGACGGTCAGATAGTGGCGAAGTAGCAAGTAGGTAGCAAAGAGACACACATGTGAGCTGAAGTCGAGACTGGTGAGCGAGACAAAGCTGCTTACGAAGACCCTCACGTTTTTGTTTTTTCATCTTTTTAATTGACTTGATTTAGACTTGATCGTTCACTTATTACAGATCTTCCGAAGCTGCTTTTCGCCTGTTTGCGTGCTAAGCAATCAATCCTTTCTTGTTAAGATCGTCAGCCACGTCTTCTAACCCCAGTTCCGTTAATCTTCGTGCAGTGGGTTTCCCAGTTTCCACATCCCAGCCTCTGAACTGGTAGTATCGGCTCTTGAGCTCCTCGAACTTCGCTCGGTCAAGCGATCTGCGGGCAACCTCCATATGTCCGTCTGAACGAGTAACTTTTCCAGCTGACCGCTCATTGTAGTAGTATTCGGAGACTGTGTCCTGTGCTCTAGTGCGGCCCTCTCGAGTCATAATTGCTCGTTCAACATTATAGATGCGTTCACCTATTTTGAGCATAGATTCCGGGTCAGGCATCATGTTTGAGCCGGTGACGGCTGTGAAGAGCTTAGGCTCCAAGTTAGGGGTGCAGCCTCTGTGCTTTTCCCCGTACCAGCTAGCGTAGTTTCCGAAGTACCAGTCGCAAAGCGTAAGCGACTTCTTCACACACTCATAATTCTGAACCCACTGCGTAACGTAGGCGTGGCCTTCATTGTACATTCCTTCATTCGTTTCATCCAGCGCTTTTACACCCATATCGCCCCACACATCCTTCACAATAGCGACCAGCTCATCCGCGGTTATCCACCCGTAATTCGCATATTCAGCGTGACTTCTGGTGACTAGGAAGTAGAAGTCATGCTCATTCGGAAGCCTGCTTTCCATAG is a window of Nitrososphaerota archaeon DNA encoding:
- a CDS encoding cupredoxin domain-containing protein, which encodes MATRNTYIIAVILAIIVIVAISAFVLSSTTTPTTPTTTTTTPGGDATTATTITLTAENIKFNGTNPTITVKANTQVTITVNNKDSMPHNFIIQGVTGGSTNLLSPGQSGQVTVTLPPGTYKYYCSVHPGQMDGQIVAK